Within Chrysiogenia bacterium, the genomic segment GTGGCGGCCCCAGACCTTCTCGATAGCGTAGCTGATTTCTCCGACGCTCGCCTTCTCGCGCGCGGCGGCCACCGCCAGGTCGAGCAGGTTGCCCTCGCCCCGGTCGGCGCAATTGGTGAGCGCCTCGAGCGCCTTGTCCACCTTTGCCTGATCGCGCTCGGCGCGCAGCTTCTTGAGCTTGGCGATCTGCGCCTCGCGCACGGCTGAGTTGTCGACCTTGAGCACGTCGATCTGCTCTTCTTCATCGAGGCGATACTTGTTCACCCCGACCACCGTCTGGCGGCCGGCGTCGATACGCGCCTGCGTGCGGGCGGCCGCTTCCTCGATGCGCAGTTTGGGGATGCCGGCCTCGATGGCCTTGGCCATGCCGCCGGTCTCCTCGACTTCCTGGATGTGCGACCACGCGCGCTCGGCAAGGTCGCGGGTGAGGCGCTCGACGTAGTAGCTGCCGCCCCAGGGATCGATCACCTGCGTGGTGCCCGATTCCTGCTGCAGGAAGAGCTGGGTGTTGCGGGCGATGCGCGCGCTGAAGTCCGTCGGGAGCGCCAGCGCCTCATCGAGGGCGTTGGTGTGGAGCGACTGGGTGTGGCCCTGCGAGCTGGCCATCGCCTCGATGCAGGTGCGAATGACGTTGTTGTAGACGTCCTGCGCCGTGAGGCTCCAGCC encodes:
- a CDS encoding cobalamin-dependent protein (Presence of a B(12) (cobalamin)-binding domain implies dependence on cobalamin itself, in one of its several forms, or in some unusual lineages, dependence on a cobalamin-like analog.) — protein: GWSLTAQDVYNNVIRTCIEAMASSQGHTQSLHTNALDEALALPTDFSARIARNTQLFLQQESGTTQVIDPWGGSYYVERLTRDLAERAWSHIQEVEETGGMAKAIEAGIPKLRIEEAAARTQARIDAGRQTVVGVNKYRLDEEEQIDVLKVDNSAVREAQIAKLKKLRAERDQAKVDKALEALTNCADRGEGNLLDLAVAAAREKASVGEISYAIEKVWGRHKATIRAISGIYRGEVGVESESVKKVQGLVDEFEKNEGRRPRILIAKMGQDGHDRGQKVIASAFADLGFDVDIGPLFQTPEEAAKQAVENDVHIVGASSLAAGHLTLIPQLKQELAKLGREDILIVAGGVIPPQDYDALKKAGAAAIFPPGTVISEAAVDLLGKLNEALGYPNKVA